A DNA window from Hevea brasiliensis isolate MT/VB/25A 57/8 chromosome 2, ASM3005281v1, whole genome shotgun sequence contains the following coding sequences:
- the LOC110638073 gene encoding zinc-finger homeodomain protein 5 has product MELRGQEINDMRTSVPSSYSHQSSGVERRRDGNINGNTVLTYTQTLDHRRQPSLPQARSPKPDRLLSIGKGSNSKTANVRYRECLRNHAATVGGNVFDGCGEFMPGGEEGTLEALRCAACECHRNFHRKEVDGETQFSPSSRRSTMVHSLQLLPTLTSPTVLHHQRFSMGLHTSPTAANMVQPMSVAFGGGGVGGGGTESSSEDLNVFHSNAEEVPLPPPYVLSKKRFRTKFTQEQKDKMMEFAEKIEWRINKQEEEEMQKFCAEVGVKRQVFKVWMHNNKNLKKQQQQQQQEEPV; this is encoded by the coding sequence ATGGAGTTAAGAGGCCAAGAAATCAATGATATGAGAACGTCAGTCCCTTCAAGCTATAGTCATCAATCATCAGGAGTGGAAAGGAGAAGAGATGGGAATATCAATGGCAACACAGTCCTCACTTACACTCAAACCCTAGATCACCGTAGACAACCATCACTTCCTCAAGCAAGATCTCCAAAGCCAGATCGACTTTTGAGCATTGGAAAAGGATCCAACTCCAAGACAGCCAATGTTAGGTATCGAGAATGCCTCAGAAACCACGCAGCCACCGTCGGCGGCAATGTTTTCGACGGCTGTGGTGAGTTCATGCCGGGCGGAGAAGAGGGCACGCTCGAAGCTTTAAGATGTGCGGCCTGTGAGTGCCACCGGAACTTCCACCGCAAAGAAGTAGATGGGGAGACCCAATTCAGTCCGAGTTCGAGAAGAAGTACCATGGTCCATAGCCTTCAATTGCTGCCCACATTGACCTCTCCGACGGTACTGCATCATCAAAGATTTTCCATGGGGTTACACACTAGCCCTACAGCCGCAAACATGGTTCAACCCATGAGTGTGGCTTTTGGTGGTGGTGGCGTTGGAGGTGGAGGAACCGAATCGTCGAGTGAAGATCTCAATGTCTTCCATTCTAACGCTGAGGAAGTGCCACTACCACCGCCTTATGTTTtatccaagaaaaggtttaggacAAAATTCACACAAGAACAGAAGGATAAGATGATGGAGTTTGCAGAGAAGATTGAATGGAGGATCAATAAGCAGGAAGAGGAGGAAATGCAGAAGTTTTGTGCAGAGGTAGGGGTGAAAAGGCAGGTTTTCAAAGTGTGGATGCATAACAACAAGAATCTGAAGAAGCAGCAACAGCAACAACAGCAGGAGGAGCCAGTGTGA